A genomic window from Lycium barbarum isolate Lr01 chromosome 4, ASM1917538v2, whole genome shotgun sequence includes:
- the LOC132638560 gene encoding early nodulin-like protein 9: MAQTSLRWNRKGIRILGLLSLLLLIQNGNAYEFKVGNSGDWSVPLDANANDYNQWAERSRFQVGDTLLFVYPADKDSVLLVTKEDYANCSSATPIEKYSDGHSVFKFNHSGPFYFISGVHDNCVKNEKLLVVVMADRSNNNQTITSPSPSPSISTIELVPPAPAPFSEEAPPPPPTSSVEMNPTPAPSQESSPPSGASSIVMSFVGTIGAFIGSSILLGL; the protein is encoded by the exons ATGGCTCAAACAAGTTTAAGATGGAACAGAAAAGGCATTCGTATTTTGGGGTTGCTTAGTCTTTTACTACTGATCCAAAATGGCAATGCCTATGAGTTCAAGGTTGGAAATTCTGGAGATTGGAGTGTCCCTTTGGATGCCAATGCTAATGATTACAATCAGTGGGCCGAGAGGAGTCGGTTTCAAGTTGGCGACACCCTGT TGTTTGTCTATCCGGCTGATAAAGACTCGGTTCTTCTTGTAACCAAGGAAGACTATGCCAATTGCAGCTCAGCAACTCCAATTGAAAAATATAGTGATGGACACAGTGTTTTCAAGTTTAATCACTCTGGCCCTTTCTACTTCATCAGTGGAGTTCATGACAATTGTGTCAAGAATGAAAAGTTACTCGTAGTGGTCATGGCAGATAGAagcaacaacaatcaaacaaTCACATCTCCTTCTCCTTCGCCTTCAATATCAACAATAGAGCTGGTtcctccagctccagcacctttCAGTGAAGAGGCGCCACCGCCTCCACCAACTAGCTCGGTAGAGATGAACCCAACGCCTGCGCCTTCTCAAGAATCTTCTCCTCCAAGTGGTGCTTCTTCAATTGTCATGAGCTTTGTTGGAACAATTGGAGCCTTTATTGGTTCATCCATTCTTCTAGGACTCTGA